The Streptomyces sp. NBC_00597 DNA segment TCGAGTCCACGAAGCGCGCGGTCGAGGACGCCCGGCACAACCTGGAGGACTTCCCCCGGGTCCGCATCGAGCAGGGCAAGGTCGAGTCGGTCCTCCCGAAGACCGGGATCACCGAGTGCGACCTGGTCGTCCTGGACCCGCCGCGCGCGGGTGCGGGCAAGCAGACGGTCCGCCACATCGCGGGCCTCTCGGCCCGCCGCATCGCGTACGTGGCCTGCGACCCGGCGGCCCTGGCCCGCGACCTGGGCTACTTCAAGGACAACGGCTACCGAGTCCGCACCCTCCGCGTCTTCGACCTCTTCCCGATGACCCACCACGTGGAGTGCGTGGCCATCCTGGAGCCGGTGGCGAAGGGCGTCTGACTGCGGATCCGCGGTCTGGGCGTCGCTCGACAGGCTTCCGGTCGGCCACTGGGCAGAGACGAATTCCGTGCGTCGAGCGATCTGAACGGCGAATGACGGCGTTGGCCCTGTTCTGGAGTGGTCGGCTGTAATGGGCGTGCAGGGCCCGGCGCTCTGCACCGCCGGCCGAATGCTGAGCCGGTGCGGAGGGGGCGCGGTCACCGCTCCTGTGACCCGGACACAGACGGAACGCGATGAGCGGTGGGCGTGGGACGGATCAACGCGGCCCCTTGCCGTCGCGGTTGGTCAGCCGGACTGGAGGCGGGACACAGCGACCGTGCGCTGCCGGCGCAGGGCGACCCGCGCAGCGGGCCGGGGCGACGCCGAGTCCCTCGTCGGCGCCGCCCCGGTTCATCTCCAAGTACCACGTGTGTCTTCATGGCCGTCGGCTGACCGGGGCGGCGACCCTGCCTCGGTCAGCCGGCTCCACCCCGGCCCGTGGCTCCCGGAGCGGCGACCGGCGTGCCGTCAGGGAAGGAGCGGGAAGAGGACGGGTGTCAGTGGCGCCGACACGGAGGACGAGGCGTAGCAGCTCGTCCCCGCGAAGGACGCGGTGTAGCTCGTCGCCGTGATCACCGTGCTGGGAACCGTCAGCATCGGCGGGGCCAGTGTCGCCACCCCACTGGCGTTGGTGAGCGCGGTCCCGAGGACGATGGGCATGGGCAGCGTGTTCGCCTTGAAGGTGACCAGCTGTCCCGCGAGCGGAGCGGCGCTGGAGGTGACCTTGAGCGTGGCGCTCATCGACGGGATGACGAACGTGCCGTTCGTCCGCAGGCGGATCTGCGCCGGGGCAGCCGTCAGCGTCGTGGGAGCCGGGGTCACGGTCAGGTTCGCCGCGGCGGCGGAGGGACTGTGGCAGGGGCCTCCGTTGTAGACGGCGGTCACCTTGCCGCTGGTGCCTGCGGTGGTGGTGACGCAGGCCTTGCCGCTCGCGTTGAGCGCCACGGTCTGGCTGAAGCCGCCGGGACCGCTGAAGGTCACCGTCCCGGTGGGGGTGCCGCTGCCCGGCGCGTTGGTCGTGACTGTGGCGCAGAACGTCACCGGCTGGCCGCAGACCGCGGGGTTGGGGGTGATGGTGAGCGCGGTCGTGGTCTGGGCGTTGTTCACGGTCACGCCCGCCGTGCCCGTCGACGGCGTGAAGCATCCGTTGCCGTTGTAGACGGCCGTGACCGTGCCGCTGGTGAGGCTGCTCGTGGTGACGCATGCCGTGCCGCCGGGGTTCAGTGGCACCGTGGTGTTCAGTCCGGCCCCGGTGAAGGTGATGGTTCCGGTGGGGGTGCCGCTGCCGGGTGCCATTGCGGTGACGGTGGCGCATACGGTTACGGTCTGGCCGCATACCGAGGGGTTGGGGTTCACCGACACGGTGGTGGTGCTGGCTGCCTGGTTGACCGTCACCGGTGCGGTGCCGGTCGATGAGGAGAGGCATCCGTTGCCGTTGTAGACGGCCGTGACCGTGCCGCTGGTGAGGCTGCTGGTGGTGACGCATGCCGTGCCGCCGGCGTTCAGTGGCACTGTCGTGTTCAGTCCGGCCCCGGTGAAGGTGATGGTTCCGGTGGGGGTGCCGCTGCCGGGTGCCATTGCGGTGACGGTGGCGCATACGGTTACGGTCTGGCCGCATACCGAGGGGTTGGGGTTCACCGACACGGTGGTGGTGCTGGCTGCCTGGTTGACCGTCACCGGTGCGGTGCCGGTCGATGAGGAGAGGCATCCGTTGCCGTTGTAGACGGCCGTGACCGTGCCGCTGGTGAGGCTGCTGGTGGTGACGCATGCCGTGCCGCCGGCGTTCAGTGGCACTGTCGTGTTCAGTCCGGCCCCGGTGAAGGTGACGGTTCCGGTGGGGGTGCCGCTGCCGGGTGCCACCGCGGTGACCGTGGCGCACACGGTCACGGACTCGCCGCATACCGAGGGGTTGGGGTCCACCGTCACCGACACCGTGCTGGCCGCCGGGTTGACCGTCACGTCGAAGGTCCCGGTCGAGTCCGCGAAGCAGGAGTCACCGTTGTAGGTGGCCGAGTAGGTGCCGCTGGTGAGGCTGCTGGTGGTCAGGCATGCCGTGCCGCCCGTGTCCAGCGCCAGTGTCACGTTGAGTCCGCCGGGGCCGGTGAAGGTGATGGTTCCGGTGGGGGTGCCGCTGCCGGGTGCCATTGCGGTGACGGTGGCGCACACGGTTACGGTCTGGCCGCATACCGAGGGGTTGGGGTCCACCGTCACCGACACCGTGCTGGCTGCCTGGTTGACGGTCACCGGTGCGGTGCCGGTCGACGAGGAGAGGCATCCGTCGCCGTTGTAGACGGCTGTGACCGTGCCGGTTTCCAGCGTGGTCGTGGTGACGCATGCTGTGCCGTCGGGGTTCAGTGGCACTGTCGTGTTCAGTCCGGCCCCGGTGAAGGTGATGGTTCCGGTGGGGGTGCCGCTGCCGGGTGCCATTGCGGTGACGGTGGCGCATACGGTTACGGTCTGGCCGCATACCGAAGGGTTGGGGTTCACCGACACGGTGGTGGTGCTGGCTGCCTGGTTGACCGTCACCGGTGCGGTGCCGGTCGATGAGGAGAGGCATCCGTTGCCGTTGTAGACGGCTGTGACCGTGCCGGTTTCCAGCGTGGTCGTGGTGACGCATGCTGTGCCGTCGGGGTTCAGTGGCACCGTGGTGTTCAGTCCGGCCCCGGTGAAGGTGATGGTTCCGGTGGGGGTGCCGCTGCCGGGTGCCATTGCGGTGACGGTGGCGCACACGGTTACGGTCTGGCCGCATACCGAGGGGTTGGGGTCCACCGACACGGTGGTGGTGCTGGCTGCCGGGTTGACCGTCACGTCGAAGGTCCCGGTCGAGCCGGTGAAACACGTGTCCCCGCCGTAGGTGACGGTGACGGTGCCGGTTTCCAGCGTGGTCGTGGTGACGCATGCTGTGCCGTCGGGGTTCAGTGGCACCGTCTCGTTGAGTCCGCCGGGGCCGGTGAAGGTGATGGTTCCGGTGGGGGTGCCGCTGCCGGGTGCCACTGCGGTGACGGTGGCGCATACGGTTACGGTCTGGCCGCATACCGAGGGGTTGGGGTCCACCGTCACCGACACCGTGCTGGCTGCCGGGTTGACCGTCACGTCGAAGGTCCCGGTCGAGTCCGCGAAGCAGGAGTCACCGTTGTAGGTGGCCGAGTAGGTGCCGCTGGTGAGGCTGCTGGTGGTCAGGCATGCCGTGCCGCCCGTGTCCAGCGCCAGTGTCACGTTGAGTCCGCCGGGGCCGGTGAAGGTGACGGTTCCGGTGGGGGTGCCGCTGCCGGGTGCCACGGCGGCGACCGTGGCGCACACCGTTACGGTCTGGCCGCATACCGACGGGTTGGGGTCCACAGACACCGACACCGTGCTGGCTGCCGGGTTGACCGTCGCGTCGAAGGTCCCGGTCGAGCCGGTGAAACACGTGTCCCCGCCGTAGGTGACGGTGACGGTGCCGGTTTCCAGCACGGTGGTGGTGACGCATGCTGTGCCGTCGGGGTTCAGTGGCACGGTTTCGTTGAGTCCGCCGGGGCCGGTGAAGGTGACGGTTCCGGTGGGGGTGCCGCTGCCGGGTGCCACGGCGGCGACCGTGGCGCACACGGTTACGGTCTGGCCGCATACCGACGGGTTGGGGTCCACCGACACCGACACCGTGCTCGACGCCTGGTTGACCGTCACGTCCAGTGAGCCTGTCGACGGCAGGAAGCAGGTATCGCCCGTATAGGTGACGGTGACCGTGCCGGTTTCCAGGGTGGTGGTGACGCATGCTGTGCCGTCGGGGTTCAGTGGCACCGTCTCGTTGAGTCCGCCGGCCCCGGTGAAGGTGACGGTTCCGGTGGGGGTGCCGCTGCCGGGTGCCACCGCGGTGACCGTGGCGCACACGGTTACGGTCTGGCCGCATACCGAGGGGTTGGGGTCCACAGACACCGACACCGCACTGGTCGCCGAATTGACCGCCACATCCGCGGTGCCGGTCGACGGCGTGAAGCATCCGTCGCCGTTGTAGACGGCTGTGACGGTGCCGGTTTCCAGCACGGTGGTGGTGACGCATGCTGTGCCGTCGGGGTTCAGTGGCACGGTTTCGTTGAGTCCGCCGGGGCCGGTGAAGGTGATGGTTCCGGTGGGGGTGCCGCTGCCGGGTGCCACTGCGGTGACGGTGGCGCATACGGTTACGGTCTGGCCGCATACCGAGGGGTTGGGGTTCACCGACACGGTGGTGGTGCTGGCTGCCTGGTTGACCGTCACCGGTGCGGTGCCGGTCGATGAGGAGAGGCATCCGTTGCCGTTGTAGACGGCCGTGACGGTGCCGGTTTCCAGCGTGGTCGTGGTGACGCATGCTGTGCCGTCGGGGTTCAGTGGCACGGTTTCGTTGAGTCCGCCGGGGCCGGTGAAGGTGATGGTTCCGGTGGGGGTGCCGCTGCCGGGTGCCACCGCGGTGACGGTGGCGCACACGGTTACGGTCTGGCCGCATACCGAGGGGTTGGGGTCCACAGACACCGACACCGTGCTGGCTGCCGGGTTGACCGTCGCGTCGAAGGTCCCGGTCGAGCCGGTGAAACACGTGTCCCCGCCGTAGGTGACGGTGACGGTGCCGGTTTCCAGCACGGTGGTGGTGACGCATGCTGTGCCGTCGGGGTTCAGGGGCACGGTTTCGTTGAGTCCGCCGGGGCCGGTGAAGGTGATGGTTCCGGTGGGGGTGCCGCTGCCGGGTGCCATTGCGGTGACGGTGGCGCATACGGTTACGGTCTGGCCGCATACCGAGGGGTTGGGGTCCACCGTCACCGACACCGTGCTGGCTGCCGGGTTGACCGTCGCGTCGAAGGTCCCGGTCGAGCCGGTGAAACACGTGTCCCCGCCGTAGGTGACGGTGACGGTGCCGGTTTCCAGCGTGGTCGTGGTGACGCATGCTGTGCCGTCGGGGTTCAGTGGCACCGTCTCGTTGAGTCCGCCGGGGCCGGTGAAGGTGATGGTTCCGGTGGGGGTGCCGCTGCCGGGTGCCACCGCGGTGACCGTGGCGCACACGGTCACGGACTCGCCGCATACCGACGGGTTGGGGTCCACAGACACCGACACCGTGCTGGCTGCCGGGTTGACCGTCACGTCGAAGGTCCCGGTCGCGCTTGCATAGCACTCGTCGCCGCCGTAGGTGACGGTGACCGTGCCGGTTTCCAGCACGGTGGTGGTGACGCACGCCATGCCGCTCGCGTCCAGCGACACCGTCTCGTTGAGCCCGCCGGGACCGGCGAAGGTCACCGAGCCCGACGGGTTGCCGACGCCCGACGAGACCGACGCCACGGTGACACAGAGCGTCACCGTCTCACCGCACACCGACGGGTTGGGGTCCGCCGAGACGTCGACCGAGACGGGCGCGTGGTTGACGACGTGGAGCGTCAGGGGGGAGTTCGACCCGTCGAAGTCCGCGTCGCCGGTGTAGAAGGCGGCTGCCTGGTGGAAGCCGACGTCCAGGTTGCTGATGCTGACCTGTGCCTGCCCGTTCACGTCCACGGGGGCGGACAGCACCGGACCGTCGTCGCTGACGATGAAGGACACCAGCCCGGTGGGGGTTCCCGCGCCCGGCGGAATGGGGGTCACCTGGGCGGTGAAGGTCACCGTCTCGCCGCAGACCGAGGGTTCGGGGTCGAAGGACAGCGTGGTGGTGGTGTTCGCGAGGGTGACTTCCTGGGTGTCCGCTCCCGTGGACGGGTCGTACTCTGCGTCGCCCGAGTAGTCGGCCTCCACCCCGTGGAGACCGACCTCCAGATCGCTGGTCGTGTACTGTGCCTGGCCGCTCGTGTCGAGCGGCACCGTCGTGACGGACACGCCGTCGACGACGAATTCGACGCTGCCGGTCGGGGTGGGGCCGCCGGCGAGTTCCGGCTGGACGGTGGCGGTGAAGGTGACCGCCTGGCCGAAGACGGATGGATCCGGTGCAGAGGTCACGGTGGTGATCGAACTGGCCATGGTATGGCTCCCTTTCGGATGACCCACGAAAGCAGACGATTTCCTTCACCCGTATGGCGGAGCGTGGAACGCACGCGGAAAACCTGGTGCGGCGTTCTGGAAGGAGCCCTTAGTCCACGCGGAGTCGGGGCGCATCACCTGCTGATATCAGCAGTAGGCATTCCGGGTGGGGTCTTGGGCTAGACGGGTGAAGGGAATACCACTCGTTCGGCTCAGCGCGCCCAGGCGTGCGAGAGGAGCTAAACCCGAATCGCGCGGCGCCTTGGCGCACTCTTCCAAGAGGAAAAGACTCCCTTTTCCGCCGTCTTCCAGGGTGTTCTCAACCGGGCGTGCCGGGCGTACTCGCGCTCCTGAGACAGTCTGGTGGAATCACGGCCGAAAGGAAAGGATTCAGCACCGAGATGAACTGCGATATTCCTTCGCGGTATCCGGAATTTTCGGGGGTGTCACGGCCCGCCGCAGCCCCTCGGCGCACCGGCTGTCGGGTACGTCGAGGGGCTGTCGGTGGGCGCGTCACCTTCCGGCGTCCGCCGGAGTGGGGGCAGGATGCCAACCGGAGCCTGCGCCGTGTCACCTGCGCGGTGGTGCGGTGCGGCGGATGGCCGGTAGATGCCCGCGATGCCGTGCGGGTGCGCGTCCACGGGAGCCGGCCGCTTCCTCGTGCCGACAGGGACCCTACGGGCGGACCGCCGTGATGGAACCGCCCCCACCCGCCCTCCTGTTGGCCGCGTCGGCCTCCTGTCGCGTGGGGTAGTCGCGCGTGACCCCGTTGGGGAGGACCAGCCGGTAGACGAGCGTGGACCGCCCGGCGCGTCCGCAGTTGCATGCCATGGTCTTCCTCCTTCTGTTCGGCCGCTCCGGCGGCCGGTCAAGGGGGAGGGTCCGGGGAACTCCGAGGCAGGACGAGTCCCCGGCCCGTTCCCTGTGCCTTTTATCCCCGGGCATCGCACGGTGACACTCACCGCCATATAGTCATATTATCTCTGGCGCTGATAAAGAAGATTCTCCTGACATGACTGTCAGTCAAGCCAGTTGGCTGCCAGGCCGGTGAGATAGGAAAGGGTGAGCGTCATGGCGCCCATCTGGAACCACGTTTCCCCTCCGACCCAGTGGGCGAGCGTGGTGACGGCGGCCGCAACCCAGATACTGGCGCACCATCCACAGGTGATCAGATATGCCGGGTGGGAGTCTTCGCCGAAACGGTTGGCGACCCGGGAGCGAAACCCCGCAGCGAGGGCGTCCTTGGTGATGAATCGCGTGACGCGACAGACTGTGCCGAGCGACAGGAGGAAGATCAGCGCACTCATGGAATTCATCGTAGGGTTTCCACTTCCCGTTCCTCTCGCGTTTCCTCGAATACGCCGGGAGGGTCGGAGCGGCGGGGAATGCCGGGAACGCCGGGGAATGCCGCGGAATGCCGGGGTGCCCCGCGGGGCCGGCGGTGCCCGCGGGGTCGGCGGTGCCTGTGGAACGGGGCCCTGGGCCCGACGCCGTTCCGTCGGCGCGGGCTCGTCGGCGTTCACCCGGCACCTACGGAGCCCGGCGCGGGCGCGCCGCACTTGTGTTCTGCACGGTGAGGTGGGCGAAGGGGCTGTACCGTCCGGTCGAGGCTCCGGGGCGCTGGCGCTGGCGCTGGCGGTGACGGTCAACGCCGCCCGTTGTCCCCCAGCGGACAGGCACGCAGACGGGGGCGAGAGCTCTTGGCTGACTTACACCTGTCCTCGCAACCGCCCCATGCTTACTGGCCACTTCCTCTGCGACCAGGAGGACGCGTCTCAGCCTGCTTTCGCGGCCCGTGTCCTCGGCAGCGCCCACGTCCTCGACGACGGCACCCCGCAGGCCAACGGCACCCTGGCCGGCATCCGAGCGCTGACCGGTTTCCCCGACGGCACGGGCGCCGAATGGCGCCAGACGGCCCCGGTCGCCTTCGAGCAAGAGCCACTGCGTGCGCATCCAGCGCTTGACGCGGAGCGTGGAGGCTTCTACTACCCGGACAGCGACGAGGCAGTCCTGGATGTGCTGCTGACGGACCTCGCGGGGTGAGGACTCGCTTCCGCGAGCCTCGCGGTGGCGCCCCCTGAGGGGCGGTCAGCAGCGCAACGCGCCGGCACCGTAGAGGGAGGTCGCGTGGCGCCACTCCGAGTTGCCGACCGTGACCGCCACTGGTGAGCCGAGGGACAGGCCGTGGCGGACGCCGCCCAGGAGCGTGACCTCGTCCTGTTCGAACCTCATCCGGGCGCCGCGGCCGTGACCGAGCCGGCGCACGGCGAGTTCGGCGGCCACCAGGGAGGTGGTCACGGGGACGCAGGCGGGGAGGCCTTCCAGCGTGGCCACCAGGGCCGGGCCGTGCGACTCACCGGCGGTCAGCCAGCGCAGCCACTGCTCCACCAGGGCCCGGACGTCGCCCAGGCCGGTGTCCCGGCCGAACGGGGCCGCGCCCGCCCGACACAGCTTGATGCCGTTGTACCGGGCCGGGTCGTGGGAGGCGGTGAACATGGCCCCCGGCAGGCCGAGTTGCCCCGACGCGAAGTACAGCTGGTCCGTCGAGCACAGGCCGATCAGGACGGTGTCCGCGCCGCGGGCCGCCGCGCCGTGCGCGAACGCCCTCGACAGGCCGGGCGACGACGGGCGCACGTCGTGGCCGACCACGATCTGTCGGCGCCCGTGACCTCGACGAACGCGGCTCCGAACAGTTCGGCGAGGCGCTCGTCCCACTCGTCCGGGACGACGCCGCGCACGTCGTAGGCCTTGACGATCCGGTCTAGATGCCCGAGCGGCATGGGGTCCTCCCTGCGAGGTGGATCGCCAGCGCGCCGATCAGGCCGGCCGCGGCGAAGGTGACGAAGGCCCACTGCTGTGCGCCGTGGGCGACCACGGCCCCGCCCAGTGCGGGGCCCACGACCGCGCCGAGGCGGCCGATTCCGGTGGCCCAGCCCAGGCCGGCGGAGACCTGCGCGGACGGGTAGAGGGCGGGGACGGTGGCGTAGACCATGACCTGGGCGCTGAACAGCCAGATGCCGGTGAACGCGACGATCACGTACGTGACGGGGAGCGGCAGCCGTTGGGTGAGCAGCAGGGCGCCGGCCGCTGTCAGCAGGAACCAGACGGCCGAGACGCGGGCGGCTCCGAACCGGGTGGCGACGGCGCCCGCGATCAGCATGCCGACGATTCCGCCCGCGTTGATGACGAGGAGGAAGGCGACCGAGGACGTGGGGCCGTATCCGGCGGCCCGCATGAGCTGGGGCAGCCAGGTGTTCACGCCGTAGACGAGCAGCAGTCCGCAGAAGGATGCGGCCCACAGCAGCGGGGTGGCCTTGCGGCCGGTGCCGCGGAGCAGGGCCAGGGCAGTGTTCCAGCGGGCCCGGGCTCCGGCTGCCGGCGCCGTCGTGGCGTGCGGGGGCCGCAGCCCGTAGCGGCGGGCCAGCTTCCGGGCCTCGGCCGTGCGCCCCTTGGCCAGCAGGACGGCCGGGGACTCGGGCAACAGCCACAGCAGCAGCGGTACGGCCACCAGCGCGGGCACGACCCCCGCCCAGAACACCGAGCGCCAGCCGCTGTCGGCCGCCAGGGTGAGGCTCAGAACGGTCGCGAGCATGCCGCCGACGTGGTAGGAGGTCATCAGCGCGCCGGCGGTCAGGGCGGCGCGGGCGCCCGGCGCGAACTCCATCACCACGTTCAGGCAGATGGGCATGACCCCGCCGAGGCCCAGGCCGGTGATGAACCGCCCCAGTCCGAAGGCCTCGACTCCGTGGGCGGCGGCGCACAGCGCCGAGCCGGCCGAGAACAGCAGGGTGCCACCGACGATCATCGGCCGGCGGCCGGTCCAGTCGGTGAGGTTGCCCGCGGCCAGGGCACCGATGAGCATGCCGAAGGTGGTCCAGCTGCCGACGGTCCCGGCGGTGGCGGAGGTCAGGCCCAGTCCGGGGTCGGCGAGCATCCGGGGCATCACCGCCCCGTACACGTTGACGTCCATGCCGTCGAAGAGGACGACCAGCCAGCACAGGGCCAGCACGACGAGGGGACGACGGCGGGCAGGGCGGTGGCCCGCGGCGACGGCGGCCCGTGGCGGCCGGCTCAGGGTCCGAGCGGTGGTCATGCGGCGCCCGCCAGTTCCAGGACGTACCGGCCGTAGCTGGTGGAGGGGGACAGGCCGGTGCCGAGGACGGCGAGCTGCTCGGCGTTGATGTAGCCCATGTGGTAGGCGACTTCCTCCACGCAGGAGATGCGGATGCCCTGGCGCTTCTCCAGCAGCTGCACGAAGAGGGAGGCTTCGAGGAGGCTGTCGTGGGTGCCGGTGTCGAACCAGGCGGACCCGCGTCCGAGGTTGACCAGGCGGGCCCGGCCCTGCTCCACGTAGCGGAGGTTGAGGTCGGTGATCTCCAGCTCCTGGCGGGCCGAGGGCGCGAGGCGGGCAGCGTGGTCCAGGGCGTCGTTGTCGTAGAGGTAGAGGCCGGTGACGGCGAGGTTGGAGCGGGGGGCGGTGGGTTTCTCCTCCAGGGTGAGGATGTTGCCCGCCTCGTCGACGGTGGCCACGCCGTAGCGCTCGGGGTCGCTGACGGGGTAGCCGAAGAGGGTGCAGCCGTCGAGGCGGGCGGCTTCGTCGCGGAGCATGTCGGGCAGGCGGTGCCCGTAGAAGATGTTGTCCCCGAGGATCAGGCAGACCTGTTCGTCCCCGACGAACTCGCGGCCGATCAGCAGGGCTTCGGCCAGGCCCTTGGGCTGGTCCTGGACGGCGTACTCCAGGCGGATGCCGAGCCGGCCGCCGTCGCCGAGAAGGGAGCGGTAGACGTCGAGGTGTTCGGGAGTGGAGATGATCAGGATCTCCCGGATTCCGGTCTGCATCAGCACCGAGAGCGGGTAGTAGATCATCGGCTTGTCGTAGACCGGCAGCAGCTGCTTGGAGTGGACGCTGGTCAGCGGGCGGAGCCGGGTGCCGGAGCCTCCGGCGAGGATGATTCCGCGCATGGGCGCGCGCCTTTCTGAGTCGGGGCGGGCCGCCTCGGGCGGCCGTCGCGGTGGCGGTGAGCGACTGCCACTACCGGCTGTTCCCGTGGTACCGGGCGACGGTCCACGGATCCCGTGATGGGGCCGGGCGGGGGGGGGGCGGGACGCCGTGCGCGGCGGAGTCCCGCCCCCCCCCCGCCGCACCGGGCCGAATGCTCTCCGTGGAGCAGAGCGCTTCGGCGTCGTACCCGGCGGCCGCTCAGGCGGTCAGGCTGAGGGCGGGGGTGGTGGTGACGAGGAGGGTGGCGATCAGGTCGGCCAGATGGAGGGACTGGGACGGGTTCAGACGGGGGTCGCAGGAGGTGTGGTAACGGCGTCCGAGCCAGGTGTCATCGATGTCCACGTCCACGCACTCGGTGACGTCGTCTCCGGAGAGCTCCAAGTGGACGCCACCGGGGAGAGTGCCGGTCTCCCCACAGGCGGCGAAGAAGCCGCGCAGTTCCTCCTCGATCGCCCGCATGGTGCGGGTCTTGATCCCACCCGGGCTGGTGACCCCGTTGCCGTGCATGGGGTCACTGACGAAGCGGTCGGCCAGGCCTGCCGCGGCGGCTGCGGTGAGCAGTTCCCGGGCACGCTCGTGGGCCAGTGCCCGGCCCATCCGGAGGATGAAGGTGAGCCGGCCGGGGAGGTTGTCCGGGTTGAGGACCGCGTGCAGGGAGAGGAGTTCGTCGGGGGTGCAGCCGGGGCCGATCTTGACTGCGATCGGGTTGGCGACGCCGGAGGCGAACTCGATGTGCGGGCCGGTGAGGGACCGGGTGCGTTCACCGATCCACAGCAGGTGACCGGAGTGGGCCCAGCGGGCGCCGTCGTCGGGTGAGATGCGGGTCTGCGGGAGTTCGTAGTCGAGGAGCAGGGCCTCGTGGGAGGTGTAGATCCCCGATCCGGACAGGAAGGAGAGGGTCTTGGCCGACTCGCGGTAGGCGCGCAGCAGGTTGCTCGGGTCGGGGGTGCGGGCCGCCTCGGTGTAGGCGGCGGCGTTGACGGCGTCCCCGAGGTAGGAGGGGAGGGAGGCGTCGCCGCGCAGCTCGACGGGTGACGAGCGCGGCTTGGCGTACTGGCCGGCGATCCGGCCGAGGGTGACGACCCGTGCACCGGAGCCCTGGCTGATCCGCTCGGACATGGCGCGCAGCAGGTCGACACGGTTGCGCACGGAGCGGGGGGTGTTGTCGGCGAAGGTCTCGGCGCAGTCACCGCCCTGAAGGAGGAAGGCCGGGCCGGCGAGTTCCGTCCGCAGGGCGCGGGCCTCCGCCATCGGGACGAGCGGGTCGGCGTGGGCGAGGACCTGTCGGACGCGGGCCGTTTCCCGGGGGTCGGGCCACCGCGGCTGGTGGTCGGCGAGCGCGACGCGGGACCCGGTCGCGGTCTCGGCCCGGGCCTCGGCCTCGGTCGTGGTGGTCACGAAGCGGGGATTGAAGACCTCGTGCACGAGGACCGTGGCGTGGTTGGAGAAGGCGATCTCGTAGGCGCGGCCGGGCGAGCCGGCCGGAAGCAGGCCGAAGCGTTCGGTGGTGAGGCCGGTGGCGAGGATCCTGCGGCGCTCGTACAGGCCCCGGCTCCGCGTGTGCAGGCCGAACGGGGTGTTGCCGCTGGGTATGACGCGGGGGGCGTCGACACTGCGGAAGGTGATCAGGTTCTCGCTGATCACGGCGCCCGTGCGGTCGCGCAGGCGGGAACGGCGGATCCGCAGGTCCGTGTGGGGGCTGGAGCCGAAGACGTCGGAGAGGTGACCGGGGGTCCGCAGCGTGGCCGGGTCGGGGCCCGGCAGCACCTCGGCGGTGAGCGGGGAGTCCACGAGCGATTGCAGCAGCACGGTCGTGGAGCCTTCGTTGCGCAGCATCATGCGGGTCGCCGACGGCAGCGCGGGGGGCTCGGCGAATTCGGGGTACGCGGACAATCGAAACACCTTTGCATCGGTGATGGTCATCGTGGCGTGGACGTGGTGGTACGTGCGGACCGGTCGGTGGGTCAGGCTGCTTCGGCGGGTCCCTGGTGGGCGCCGGCCTCGGCCACTACCTGGCCGATCAGTTTTGCGGCGGCCTCGGCTCCGTTGCCGGTCGGCGCGATGGCCCGGGACGCTTCGGCGGTACGGGCGCGGAAGGTCTCCGGTTCGTCGAAGGCCGCGCGCAGGATGGTGAGCAGGGTTTCGGCGTCGGGTTCGGTGGCCGTGGTGTAGCCGAGGTAGTCCAGCCGGGCCATGGCTTCCCGCTCGTGGTACTCGTCCCGTCCGCTGAGCACGTAGGCGACCGGGGCGCCCATGACCGCGAGCTCGGTGACCGAGAGCCAACCGGGGGGCGAGAGGATGACCTTGGAGTGCTTGACCAGGGAGTGCCAGTCGGCGACGTAGTCGACGAGGACCACGCCGTCGAGCTCTTCGGTGAACGTCTGTCGGCCGATCACGACGAGTCGGGCCGTCGGGTGGTCGACGCGCAGCTTCTCGAAGGCGGTGAGGTACCCGTCGAGCAGCCGTTCCTTGTTCTCGGTGAACATGGTGGTGCCGCCGAAACCGACGATGGCGTACTCGGCGCCTTCGAGGCCGAAGCGGGCGTCGATCTCGGCGCGGGGCGCGGGGTCGGCGGCGCAGTCATCACGGACGATCGGGCCGACGA contains these protein-coding regions:
- a CDS encoding Ig-like domain repeat protein, translated to MASSITTVTSAPDPSVFGQAVTFTATVQPELAGGPTPTGSVEFVVDGVSVTTVPLDTSGQAQYTTSDLEVGLHGVEADYSGDAEYDPSTGADTQEVTLANTTTTLSFDPEPSVCGETVTFTAQVTPIPPGAGTPTGLVSFIVSDDGPVLSAPVDVNGQAQVSISNLDVGFHQAAAFYTGDADFDGSNSPLTLHVVNHAPVSVDVSADPNPSVCGETVTLCVTVASVSSGVGNPSGSVTFAGPGGLNETVSLDASGMACVTTTVLETGTVTVTYGGDECYASATGTFDVTVNPAASTVSVSVDPNPSVCGESVTVCATVTAVAPGSGTPTGTITFTGPGGLNETVPLNPDGTACVTTTTLETGTVTVTYGGDTCFTGSTGTFDATVNPAASTVSVTVDPNPSVCGQTVTVCATVTAMAPGSGTPTGTITFTGPGGLNETVPLNPDGTACVTTTVLETGTVTVTYGGDTCFTGSTGTFDATVNPAASTVSVSVDPNPSVCGQTVTVCATVTAVAPGSGTPTGTITFTGPGGLNETVPLNPDGTACVTTTTLETGTVTAVYNGNGCLSSSTGTAPVTVNQAASTTTVSVNPNPSVCGQTVTVCATVTAVAPGSGTPTGTITFTGPGGLNETVPLNPDGTACVTTTVLETGTVTAVYNGDGCFTPSTGTADVAVNSATSAVSVSVDPNPSVCGQTVTVCATVTAVAPGSGTPTGTVTFTGAGGLNETVPLNPDGTACVTTTLETGTVTVTYTGDTCFLPSTGSLDVTVNQASSTVSVSVDPNPSVCGQTVTVCATVAAVAPGSGTPTGTVTFTGPGGLNETVPLNPDGTACVTTTVLETGTVTVTYGGDTCFTGSTGTFDATVNPAASTVSVSVDPNPSVCGQTVTVCATVAAVAPGSGTPTGTVTFTGPGGLNVTLALDTGGTACLTTSSLTSGTYSATYNGDSCFADSTGTFDVTVNPAASTVSVTVDPNPSVCGQTVTVCATVTAVAPGSGTPTGTITFTGPGGLNETVPLNPDGTACVTTTTLETGTVTVTYGGDTCFTGSTGTFDVTVNPAASTTTVSVDPNPSVCGQTVTVCATVTAMAPGSGTPTGTITFTGAGLNTTVPLNPDGTACVTTTTLETGTVTAVYNGNGCLSSSTGTAPVTVNQAASTTTVSVNPNPSVCGQTVTVCATVTAMAPGSGTPTGTITFTGAGLNTTVPLNPDGTACVTTTTLETGTVTAVYNGDGCLSSSTGTAPVTVNQAASTVSVTVDPNPSVCGQTVTVCATVTAMAPGSGTPTGTITFTGPGGLNVTLALDTGGTACLTTSSLTSGTYSATYNGDSCFADSTGTFDVTVNPAASTVSVTVDPNPSVCGESVTVCATVTAVAPGSGTPTGTVTFTGAGLNTTVPLNAGGTACVTTSSLTSGTVTAVYNGNGCLSSSTGTAPVTVNQAASTTTVSVNPNPSVCGQTVTVCATVTAMAPGSGTPTGTITFTGAGLNTTVPLNAGGTACVTTSSLTSGTVTAVYNGNGCLSSSTGTAPVTVNQAASTTTVSVNPNPSVCGQTVTVCATVTAMAPGSGTPTGTITFTGAGLNTTVPLNPGGTACVTTSSLTSGTVTAVYNGNGCFTPSTGTAGVTVNNAQTTTALTITPNPAVCGQPVTFCATVTTNAPGSGTPTGTVTFSGPGGFSQTVALNASGKACVTTTAGTSGKVTAVYNGGPCHSPSAAAANLTVTPAPTTLTAAPAQIRLRTNGTFVIPSMSATLKVTSSAAPLAGQLVTFKANTLPMPIVLGTALTNASGVATLAPPMLTVPSTVITATSYTASFAGTSCYASSSVSAPLTPVLFPLLP
- a CDS encoding TIGR02679 domain-containing protein codes for the protein MLTGHFLCDQEDASQPAFAARVLGSAHVLDDGTPQANGTLAGIRALTGFPDGTGAEWRQTAPVAFEQEPLRAHPALDAERGGFYYPDSDEAVLDVLLTDLAG